CGCCGAAGGGCGCCGCAAGCTGGCCGAGTTCGGCATCGCCCCGCCCCGCCCCCATTCCGCCGGCGGACCGGTCCCGCTCACCCTGTCGGTCCGCTGCCCCCACTGCGGATCGACCGACACCGAGCTGCTCAGCCGGTTCTCCTCCACCGCGTGCAAGGCACTGCGCCGCTGTGTCACCTGCCGCGAACCGTTCGACCACTTCAAGGAGCTCTAGATGGCCGTGTCCCCGCCGTCGCCCACACCGGTGTCCGCGCGCCCCGCACGACACGGCGCGTTCCACTCCTTGACGGTGGCGGCGGTCGACCGGCTCACCGACGACTCGGTGGCGCTGACCCTGAGCGTGCCGCAGGAGTTGCGGGCCGAGTACCTCCACGCCCCCGGCCAGCACCTCACCCTGCGCCGGCGCGGCCCCGAGGGGACGGAGGCCCGCCGTACGTACTCGATCTGCTCGCCCGCGCCCGGCGCCGCCGGTCCCGCGCTGCTGCGGGTCGGGGTGCGACTGGTGGAGGGCGGGGAGTTCTCCACCTTCGCGCACAAGGAGATCGCCGCCGGCGACGTGCTCGACGTGATGGTCCCCGCCGGGCGGTTCGTGCTGGACCCGGCCGCCGCGCCGGCCGCCGCGCACTACGCGGCGATCGTCGGCGGCAGCGGCATCACCCCGGTGCTGTCGATCGCCGCCTCGCTGCTGTCGGCCCGGACCGACGCCCGTTTCTGCCTGGTGCGCAGTGACCGTACGGCCGCCTCGACGATGTTCCTGGAGGAGGTCGCGGACCTCAAGGACCGCTACCCGGACCGCTTCCAGCTAGTGACCGTCCTGTCCCGCGAGGAGCAGGAGGCCGGTCTGCCGTCCGGCCGGCTGGACGAGGAACGCCTGACGACTCTGCTGCCCGCACTGCTGCCGGTGGCCGAGGTGACCGGCTGGTTCCTGTG
This region of Streptomyces sp. NBC_00513 genomic DNA includes:
- a CDS encoding 2Fe-2S iron-sulfur cluster-binding protein, which encodes MAVSPPSPTPVSARPARHGAFHSLTVAAVDRLTDDSVALTLSVPQELRAEYLHAPGQHLTLRRRGPEGTEARRTYSICSPAPGAAGPALLRVGVRLVEGGEFSTFAHKEIAAGDVLDVMVPAGRFVLDPAAAPAAAHYAAIVGGSGITPVLSIAASLLSARTDARFCLVRSDRTAASTMFLEEVADLKDRYPDRFQLVTVLSREEQEAGLPSGRLDEERLTTLLPALLPVAEVTGWFLCGPYGLVQGAERALGALGVGRTRVHEEIFHVEDTAASAPVRSATATHGRVTARLDGRSGTWPVEDGESLLDAVLRNRADAPYACKGGVCGTCRAFLVSGEVRMDRNFALETEETEAGFVLACQSHAVTEEVEIDFDR